In one window of Rhizobium glycinendophyticum DNA:
- the atpD gene encoding F0F1 ATP synthase subunit beta: MAKAATPKSQAVTSAAGARGKVTQVIGAVVDVAFDGELPPILNALETDNGGNRLVLEVAQHLGENQVRTIAMDSTEGLVRGQPVTDTGAPISVPVGPETLGRIMNVIGEPVDEAGPLVTSGRRAIHQEAPAYVEQSTEAQILVTGIKVVDLLAPYAKGGKIGLFGGAGVGKTVLIMELINNVAKAHGGYSVFAGVGERTREGNDLYHEMIESGVNKHGGGEGSKAALVYGQMNEPPGARARVALTGLTIAEDFRDKGQDVLFFVDNIFRFTQAGSEVSALLGRIPSAVGYQPTLATDMGQMQERITTTTKGSITSVQAIYVPADDLTDPAPATSFAHLDATTVLSRSIAEKGIYPAVDPLDSTSRMLDPMIIGEEHYEVARKVQSTLQRYKALQDIIAILGMDELSEDDKQTVARARKIERFLSQPFFVAEVFTGSPGKLVALEDTIKGFKGLVNGDYDHLPEAAFYMVGSIEEAIEKAKRLAAEAA; the protein is encoded by the coding sequence ATGGCTAAGGCAGCTACCCCCAAGTCTCAGGCGGTGACGTCCGCAGCCGGTGCTCGCGGTAAGGTCACTCAGGTTATCGGCGCCGTCGTTGACGTCGCGTTCGACGGCGAACTGCCGCCGATCCTGAACGCTCTCGAGACCGACAACGGCGGCAACCGCCTCGTTCTTGAAGTCGCGCAGCACCTTGGCGAAAACCAGGTTCGCACGATCGCCATGGACTCGACCGAAGGTCTCGTTCGCGGCCAGCCGGTCACCGACACGGGCGCTCCGATCTCGGTTCCGGTCGGTCCGGAAACGCTGGGTCGTATCATGAACGTTATCGGCGAGCCGGTTGACGAAGCTGGCCCGCTGGTCACCTCGGGCCGTCGCGCCATCCACCAGGAAGCCCCGGCCTATGTCGAGCAGTCGACCGAAGCCCAGATCCTGGTCACCGGCATCAAGGTCGTCGACCTTCTGGCTCCCTACGCCAAGGGCGGTAAGATCGGCCTGTTCGGCGGCGCCGGCGTCGGCAAGACCGTTCTCATCATGGAACTGATCAACAACGTCGCCAAGGCGCATGGTGGTTACTCGGTCTTCGCTGGCGTGGGTGAACGTACCCGCGAAGGCAACGACCTCTACCACGAAATGATCGAATCGGGCGTCAACAAGCACGGCGGTGGCGAAGGCTCCAAGGCCGCTCTCGTTTATGGCCAGATGAACGAGCCTCCGGGTGCCCGCGCTCGCGTCGCTCTGACCGGTCTGACGATCGCTGAAGACTTCCGCGACAAGGGCCAGGACGTTCTGTTCTTCGTCGACAACATCTTCCGTTTCACCCAGGCAGGTTCGGAAGTGTCGGCTCTGCTCGGCCGTATTCCGTCGGCCGTTGGTTACCAGCCGACGCTTGCTACCGACATGGGTCAGATGCAGGAACGCATCACCACCACGACCAAGGGCTCGATCACCTCGGTTCAGGCCATCTACGTTCCCGCCGACGACTTGACCGACCCGGCTCCGGCCACCTCGTTCGCCCACCTGGACGCCACGACCGTTCTGTCGCGCTCGATCGCCGAAAAGGGTATCTACCCGGCCGTTGACCCGCTCGACTCGACCTCGCGCATGCTCGACCCGATGATCATCGGCGAAGAGCACTACGAAGTCGCTCGTAAGGTTCAGTCGACGCTGCAGCGCTATAAGGCTCTGCAGGACATCATCGCGATCCTGGGCATGGACGAACTGTCGGAAGACGACAAGCAGACCGTTGCCCGCGCTCGTAAGATCGAGCGCTTCCTGTCGCAGCCGTTCTTCGTTGCTGAAGTCTTCACCGGTTCGCCGGGCAAGCTGGTTGCTCTCGAAGACACGATCAAGGGCTTCAAGGGCCTGGTCAACGGCGACTACGACCACCTGCCGGAAGCTGCCTTCTACATGGTCGGCTCCATCGAGGAAGCCATCGAGAAGGCCAAGCGCCTGGCTGCCGAAGCCGCCTAA
- a CDS encoding F0F1 ATP synthase subunit gamma produces the protein MPSLKDLKNRIASVKATQKITKAMKMVAAAKLRRAQEAAEAARPYSQRMGVVLANIAQAVGTDDSAPRLMTGTGKDDVHLLVVCTAERGLCGGFNSSISRFARDHARKLLAAGKTVKFFCVGKKGYDSLRREFGGMIVERVDLRDVKRMGFADADAIGRKVIGMFDRGEFDVCTLFYAEFKSVISQVPTALQLVPAAPPAAVSETGATALYEYEPDASAILTDLIPRNISVQIFRALLENVAGEMGAKMSAMDNATRNAGEMINKLTLSYNRQRQAQITKELIEIISGAEAL, from the coding sequence ATGCCTTCACTTAAGGATCTGAAAAACCGGATCGCCTCCGTCAAGGCGACGCAGAAGATCACCAAGGCGATGAAGATGGTCGCCGCGGCGAAGCTGCGTCGCGCTCAGGAAGCGGCCGAGGCTGCCCGCCCGTATTCGCAGCGCATGGGCGTCGTCCTGGCCAATATCGCACAGGCGGTCGGCACGGACGACAGCGCACCGCGCCTGATGACGGGCACCGGCAAGGACGACGTGCATCTGCTCGTCGTCTGCACCGCGGAACGTGGTCTTTGCGGCGGTTTCAACTCGTCGATCTCGCGTTTTGCCCGTGACCATGCGCGCAAGCTCCTGGCCGCCGGCAAGACGGTCAAGTTCTTCTGCGTCGGCAAGAAGGGCTACGACAGCCTGCGTCGCGAATTCGGCGGCATGATCGTCGAGCGTGTCGATCTGCGTGACGTCAAGCGCATGGGCTTTGCCGATGCGGATGCTATCGGCCGCAAGGTCATCGGCATGTTCGACCGCGGCGAGTTCGATGTCTGCACGCTGTTCTATGCCGAGTTCAAGTCGGTGATCAGCCAGGTTCCGACCGCCCTCCAGCTCGTTCCGGCAGCACCGCCGGCTGCAGTTTCGGAGACGGGTGCGACCGCGCTTTATGAATACGAGCCGGATGCGTCGGCGATCCTCACGGATCTGATCCCGCGCAACATATCGGTTCAGATCTTCCGGGCCCTGCTCGAAAACGTTGCTGGTGAAATGGGCGCCAAGATGAGCGCCATGGACAATGCGACGCGCAATGCTGGTGAAATGATCAACAAGCTGACCTTGTCCTACAACCGTCAGCGCCAGGCCCAGATCACCAAGGAACTCATTGAAATCATTTCGGGCGCGGAAGCGCTCTGA
- the atpA gene encoding F0F1 ATP synthase subunit alpha, translating into MDIRAAEISAILKDQIKNFGKEAEVSEVGQVLSVGDGIARVYGLDNVQAGEMVEFPGGIRGMALNLEADNVGVVLFGADREIKEGDIVKRTGAIVDVPVGPELLGRVVDALGNPIDGKGPINAAKRSRVDVKAPGIIPRKSVHEPMSTGLKAIDALIPVGRGQRELVIGDRQTGKTAIILDAFLNQKAVHDSGAENDKLYCVYVAIGQKRSTVAQFVKVLEERGALQYSIVIAATASDPAPMQYLAPFAGCAMGEYFRDNGKHALIAYDDLSKQAVAYRQMSLLLRRPPGREAYPGDVFYLHSRLLERAAKMGDAAGAGSLTALPVIETQGNDVSAFIPTNVISITDGQIFLETDLFYQGIRPAVNVGLSVSRVGSAAQVKAMKQVAGSIKGELAQYREMAAFAQFGSDLDAATQRLLNRGARLTELLKQPQFSPLKTEEQVAVIFAGVNGYLDKIAVNQVGKFEQGLLSYLHSEGKAILDAIRTEKAISDDTKGKLKAALDTFAKNFA; encoded by the coding sequence ATGGATATCCGCGCCGCGGAAATTTCCGCAATTCTGAAAGATCAAATCAAGAACTTCGGCAAAGAGGCGGAAGTCTCCGAGGTCGGCCAGGTTCTGTCCGTCGGTGACGGTATCGCCCGCGTCTACGGCCTCGACAATGTTCAGGCCGGCGAAATGGTCGAGTTCCCGGGTGGCATCCGTGGTATGGCGCTCAACCTCGAAGCCGATAACGTCGGTGTGGTTCTGTTCGGTGCCGACCGCGAAATCAAGGAAGGCGACATCGTCAAGCGGACCGGCGCCATCGTCGACGTCCCGGTTGGTCCGGAACTGCTCGGCCGCGTCGTCGACGCCCTCGGCAACCCGATCGACGGCAAGGGCCCGATCAACGCCGCGAAGCGTTCGCGCGTCGACGTCAAGGCTCCGGGCATCATTCCGCGCAAGTCGGTTCACGAGCCGATGTCGACCGGCCTCAAGGCCATCGACGCCCTGATCCCGGTCGGCCGCGGCCAGCGCGAGCTGGTCATCGGTGACCGTCAGACCGGCAAGACCGCCATCATCCTCGACGCCTTCCTCAATCAGAAGGCTGTCCACGACAGCGGCGCTGAAAACGACAAGCTGTACTGCGTGTATGTTGCTATCGGCCAGAAGCGCTCGACCGTTGCTCAGTTCGTCAAGGTGCTCGAAGAGCGCGGCGCCCTGCAGTACTCGATCGTCATTGCTGCGACCGCGTCCGACCCGGCTCCGATGCAGTACCTCGCACCGTTCGCCGGTTGCGCGATGGGCGAATATTTCCGCGACAACGGCAAGCATGCCCTGATCGCTTACGACGACCTGTCCAAGCAGGCTGTCGCCTACCGTCAGATGTCGCTTCTGCTGCGTCGTCCGCCGGGCCGCGAAGCTTATCCGGGCGACGTCTTCTATCTGCACTCGCGTCTTCTCGAGCGCGCTGCCAAGATGGGCGACGCCGCCGGCGCTGGCTCGCTGACGGCTCTGCCGGTCATCGAAACCCAGGGTAACGACGTTTCGGCCTTCATTCCGACCAACGTGATCTCTATCACCGACGGCCAGATCTTCCTCGAAACCGACCTGTTCTACCAGGGCATTCGTCCGGCCGTTAACGTCGGTCTGTCGGTTTCGCGCGTCGGTTCGGCCGCTCAGGTCAAGGCGATGAAGCAGGTTGCCGGCTCGATCAAGGGTGAACTCGCCCAGTATCGCGAAATGGCCGCCTTCGCCCAGTTCGGTTCCGACCTCGACGCCGCCACCCAGCGCCTGCTGAACCGTGGTGCCCGTCTGACGGAACTCCTGAAGCAGCCGCAGTTCTCGCCGCTGAAAACGGAAGAACAGGTTGCGGTGATCTTCGCCGGCGTGAACGGTTATCTCGACAAGATCGCCGTGAACCAGGTCGGCAAGTTCGAACAGGGCCTGCTCTCCTACCTCCACTCGGAAGGCAAGGCGATCCTCGACGCCATCCGCACCGAAAAGGCGATCAGCGACGATACAAAGGGCAAGCTCAAGGCCGCTCTCGATACCTTCGCCAAGAACTTCGCCTAA
- a CDS encoding F0F1 ATP synthase subunit delta, with protein sequence MPVADTSQVISGVAERYASSLFELALEAGALDVVAADLNRFQAMIDESADLQRLVLSPVFTAEDQVNAISAIGQKAGFSALVLNFLKVVAGNRRLFAVSGMVAGYRQAVARHKGEVTADVTSAHALSAEQETELKAALKSVTGKEVSISVTVDPSLLGGLIVKVGSRQIDTSLRTKLSTLKLALKEVG encoded by the coding sequence TTGCCCGTGGCAGACACATCCCAAGTGATTTCTGGCGTGGCCGAGCGTTACGCATCGTCGCTTTTCGAGCTTGCGCTCGAAGCCGGTGCGCTTGACGTCGTTGCTGCCGATCTCAACCGTTTCCAGGCGATGATCGACGAAAGCGCCGATCTGCAGCGCCTGGTTCTGTCGCCTGTTTTCACGGCCGAGGATCAAGTGAACGCGATCAGCGCGATCGGCCAGAAGGCCGGTTTCAGCGCGCTGGTCCTGAACTTCCTCAAGGTCGTCGCCGGCAATCGCCGCCTGTTCGCCGTTTCCGGCATGGTGGCTGGTTATCGTCAGGCCGTTGCCCGCCACAAGGGCGAGGTCACGGCTGATGTCACCTCCGCTCACGCACTTTCGGCTGAGCAGGAAACCGAACTGAAGGCGGCGCTGAAGAGCGTTACCGGCAAGGAAGTGTCGATCTCCGTCACGGTCGATCCCTCCCTGCTCGGCGGCCTGATCGTCAAGGTCGGCTCCCGCCAGATCGACACGTCTCTTCGCACCAAACTTTCCACCCTTAAGCTTGCACTGAAAGAGGTTGGCTGA
- a CDS encoding DUF4345 domain-containing protein, translating to MEFYFPTETGEQLAFVAAAATALIGCFVLFAPGLTLRLLGLAISGDRPEGLGATRSAGGLIVGFSGTALLLAQPTVYLAFGAAMALAAFARILSIMSDHGGTWRNMLLLVVELVVAALPLAYVFGLT from the coding sequence ATGGAGTTCTATTTTCCAACCGAAACCGGCGAGCAACTGGCCTTCGTCGCTGCCGCTGCTACAGCTCTGATTGGCTGTTTCGTCCTGTTCGCACCCGGTCTGACGCTCAGATTGCTCGGCCTTGCGATCAGCGGAGACCGGCCGGAAGGCCTCGGGGCAACGCGGTCCGCCGGCGGGTTGATCGTCGGCTTTTCCGGAACGGCCCTGCTGCTCGCACAGCCGACCGTCTATCTCGCCTTCGGCGCCGCCATGGCACTCGCCGCCTTCGCCCGCATCCTGTCCATCATGTCGGATCATGGGGGCACCTGGCGCAACATGCTCCTTCTGGTTGTAGAACTTGTTGTTGCTGCCCTACCGCTCGCCTATGTCTTTGGTCTGACGTGA
- a CDS encoding primosomal protein N', with amino-acid sequence MKDDSNTLFGELFDSPRRKVVPVLVPMPAPTAYSYAVPDDVTVEPGAIVQVPLGPRQVVGIVWDGEDGSTVDPKKLREITKVFDCPPLDQDMRAFLDWVASYTLSPPGYVARMALRAPAALDPEPMIEGLRYSGYQPEKMTPARQKVLALASDGLAWTKSGLAHATGVSTSVIDGLSRQGVFEQVFLPPPPIVAMPDPDYAEHRLAGPQLEAADELRGQIRHGGFSVSLIDGVTGSGKTEVYFEAIAETLKQGKQVLILLPEIALTANFLERFQDRFGAKPGEWHSDLATRTREKVWRQAATGEIRVVAGARSALFLPFENLGLIIVDEEHDPAFKQEDRVFYNARDMAVVRARIAKFPVVLVSATPSVESQVNCIAGRYHRIHLPTRFADAAMPDLHLIDMRRHPPERGGFLSPVLLRSVGKAVERGEQALLFLNRRGYAPLTLCRVCGHRFQCPQCSSWLVEHRFRGQIQCHQCGYHEPTPNACPECGTLDHLVACGPGVERIAEEVEKHFPDARTLVLSSDLGGVKRLRLELEAIANGEADIVIGTQLVAKGHNFPLMTLVGIIDADIGLSNGDPRAAERTFQLLSQVTGRAGRTGRKSLGLMQTFQPQHPVMQALVSGDATAFYEREIIERERAQLPPYGRLVSIIVSADTRAEAEGHARALRQTAPVEPGITILGPAEAPLALIRGRHRFRLLVHGRRSSDMQGFVRSLLERGPKERRSIQVQVDVDPQSFL; translated from the coding sequence ATGAAGGACGATTCGAACACCCTTTTTGGCGAACTCTTCGACAGTCCGCGCCGCAAGGTCGTGCCGGTGCTGGTGCCCATGCCGGCGCCCACTGCCTATAGCTATGCCGTGCCCGATGATGTCACCGTCGAGCCGGGCGCGATCGTCCAGGTGCCGCTCGGGCCGCGCCAGGTGGTCGGCATCGTCTGGGATGGCGAGGACGGTTCGACCGTTGATCCGAAGAAGTTGCGCGAGATCACCAAGGTCTTCGACTGCCCGCCGCTCGATCAGGACATGCGCGCCTTCCTCGATTGGGTGGCGAGCTACACGCTTTCGCCTCCCGGCTACGTCGCCCGCATGGCGTTGCGCGCGCCGGCCGCGCTCGACCCGGAACCGATGATCGAGGGCCTTCGTTACAGCGGCTACCAGCCGGAGAAGATGACGCCGGCGCGGCAGAAGGTGCTGGCGCTCGCCAGTGACGGCCTGGCCTGGACGAAAAGTGGTCTCGCCCACGCAACCGGGGTTTCCACCAGCGTCATCGACGGTCTCTCCAGGCAGGGCGTTTTCGAGCAGGTCTTCCTGCCGCCCCCGCCGATCGTCGCGATGCCTGATCCCGACTACGCGGAACATCGGCTGGCCGGACCGCAGTTGGAGGCGGCCGATGAGTTGCGCGGGCAGATCCGCCATGGTGGTTTTTCCGTCTCACTGATTGATGGTGTAACAGGGTCTGGCAAGACGGAGGTCTATTTCGAGGCGATCGCGGAAACGCTTAAACAGGGCAAGCAGGTGCTCATCCTGCTGCCTGAAATCGCGCTTACCGCCAATTTCCTTGAGCGCTTCCAGGACCGTTTCGGCGCAAAACCCGGCGAATGGCATTCGGATCTTGCGACACGGACGCGCGAAAAGGTCTGGCGGCAGGCAGCGACGGGCGAAATCCGGGTGGTGGCCGGTGCCCGCTCGGCCCTGTTCCTGCCCTTTGAAAATCTGGGGCTGATCATCGTCGATGAAGAGCACGACCCTGCCTTCAAGCAGGAAGACCGCGTCTTCTATAACGCACGCGACATGGCGGTGGTCCGCGCCCGCATTGCCAAGTTTCCGGTTGTTCTCGTGTCCGCCACACCCTCGGTCGAGAGCCAGGTCAACTGCATCGCCGGACGGTATCACCGCATCCACCTGCCGACCCGCTTCGCCGATGCGGCGATGCCGGACCTGCATCTCATCGACATGCGCCGGCACCCGCCGGAGCGCGGCGGCTTCCTATCCCCGGTGCTCCTGCGATCCGTTGGCAAGGCGGTCGAGCGGGGCGAGCAGGCCTTGCTCTTCCTCAACCGTCGCGGCTATGCGCCTCTGACGCTCTGCCGGGTCTGTGGTCATCGCTTCCAGTGCCCGCAGTGTTCGAGCTGGCTGGTGGAGCACAGGTTCCGGGGCCAGATTCAGTGCCACCAATGCGGCTATCACGAGCCGACGCCTAATGCATGCCCGGAATGCGGCACCCTCGATCATCTCGTCGCCTGTGGTCCCGGCGTCGAACGCATCGCGGAAGAAGTCGAGAAACATTTTCCGGACGCGCGTACGTTGGTGCTGTCGTCCGATCTCGGCGGGGTCAAGCGGCTGCGTCTCGAACTTGAGGCGATCGCCAATGGGGAAGCCGACATCGTCATCGGCACTCAACTCGTCGCCAAGGGGCACAACTTTCCGCTGATGACGCTGGTTGGCATTATCGACGCCGATATCGGTCTCTCCAACGGTGATCCCCGGGCTGCCGAGCGCACCTTCCAGCTTCTCTCTCAGGTCACGGGACGCGCCGGGCGCACCGGTCGCAAGAGCCTTGGTCTGATGCAGACCTTCCAGCCGCAGCATCCGGTGATGCAGGCACTGGTGTCAGGCGATGCCACGGCCTTCTACGAGCGGGAGATCATCGAGCGGGAACGGGCGCAACTGCCGCCTTATGGCCGTCTGGTGTCGATCATCGTCTCCGCTGATACGCGCGCCGAGGCCGAGGGCCACGCGCGCGCGCTACGGCAAACCGCGCCGGTCGAGCCGGGCATCACCATCCTCGGACCCGCCGAAGCCCCGCTCGCCCTGATCCGAGGACGTCATCGCTTCCGCCTCCTGGTGCATGGACGACGCAGCAGCGACATGCAGGGCTTCGTGCGCAGTCTCCTGGAGAGAGGCCCGAAAGAGCGTCGCTCGATCCAGGTGCAGGTGGATGTCGATCCGCAGAGCTTCCTCTGA
- a CDS encoding tyrosine recombinase XerC: MIPADERLLGERAAWLERLGAERRLSGNTLEAYERDTRQFLQFLSGYIGGTVRLDDVKDLRPADLRAFLASRRKEGAGARSLGRHLAGLRSFLRFLERKGLINAAGATAVRSPKQPKSLPKPLTGSQAVTVVDRNTQMNEEPWIAARDAAVLSLLYGCGLRISEALDLTPTAFKAGATNLRITGKGGKTRLVPLLPVVAEAVDTYRKLCPYHLEDAEPLFRGARGGKLQPAIIQREMQRLRSALGLPDSATPHALRHSFATHLLGSGGDLRTIQELLGHASLSTTQIYTGVDSARLLDVYDRAHPRA; this comes from the coding sequence TTGATCCCGGCTGACGAAAGACTTCTCGGCGAGCGCGCCGCCTGGCTGGAAAGGCTTGGGGCGGAACGCCGCCTCTCCGGCAATACGCTGGAGGCTTATGAGCGCGATACCCGCCAGTTCCTGCAATTCCTGTCCGGCTACATCGGCGGCACGGTCCGTCTCGACGACGTCAAGGATCTGCGGCCAGCGGATCTGCGTGCCTTTCTCGCCTCTCGCCGGAAGGAAGGGGCCGGCGCCCGGTCGCTCGGACGCCATCTTGCGGGCCTTCGCTCCTTCCTGCGCTTCCTGGAGCGTAAGGGCCTGATCAATGCTGCCGGCGCGACGGCAGTGCGGTCTCCCAAGCAGCCGAAGTCCCTGCCCAAGCCGCTGACGGGCAGTCAGGCCGTCACAGTGGTCGACCGGAACACCCAAATGAACGAGGAACCCTGGATCGCTGCCCGCGATGCCGCCGTCCTCTCTCTTCTTTATGGCTGCGGTCTTCGCATTTCCGAAGCACTCGATCTCACCCCCACCGCCTTCAAAGCCGGTGCGACCAACCTGCGCATCACCGGCAAGGGCGGCAAGACACGGCTGGTTCCGCTTCTGCCCGTCGTCGCCGAGGCCGTCGACACCTATCGCAAGCTCTGCCCCTATCATCTGGAGGACGCCGAACCGCTCTTTCGCGGCGCGCGTGGCGGCAAGCTTCAGCCGGCGATCATTCAGCGCGAGATGCAGCGCCTGCGCTCGGCCCTCGGTCTTCCCGATTCGGCCACGCCCCATGCGCTGCGCCATTCCTTTGCTACACATTTGCTCGGAAGCGGCGGCGATCTGCGCACAATCCAAGAATTGCTGGGCCACGCCAGCCTCTCCACCACGCAGATCTATACCGGCGTCGACAGCGCCCGTCTCCTTGATGTCTACGACCGCGCTCATCCCCGCGCCTGA
- a CDS encoding TraB/GumN family protein, whose translation MNTHRFYSLRSDLPRPSAADLLLWLAGALPLFLLAALVTTLLSLSPAQASSDIACNGQNLLTVMEKENPAELKKIRDEAAKVPNGNGIFWKIEKPDIAPSWLLGTMHVTDPRVLTMPSGAREAAAAADAVVIESDEILDEQKAGATLLMHPELTMFTDGTSIKDHLNANDLKTLEAGLKERGLALGAVSRMKPWILASFVALPACEMSRKAAGASFLDKQIAEDAVGSGKKVVGLETMVEQLQAMADLPVDFHFQALIETIALGDKMEDVTETMTDLYLDGEIGMTMPMLKAVAPTPEGGDESAYAAFEDRIVRDRNLVMAKGSLPLLEKGNAFIAVGALHLPGEEGLVELIRKQGFTVTRVPG comes from the coding sequence ATGAATACGCACCGCTTCTATTCGCTGCGATCCGATCTGCCACGCCCCTCTGCGGCTGATCTGCTGCTCTGGCTCGCCGGTGCGCTGCCGCTCTTCCTGCTGGCCGCATTGGTGACCACGCTCCTTTCTCTGTCGCCGGCCCAGGCTTCCAGCGATATCGCATGCAACGGTCAGAACCTCCTGACCGTGATGGAGAAGGAAAATCCGGCAGAACTGAAGAAGATCCGCGACGAGGCGGCAAAGGTTCCGAACGGCAACGGCATTTTCTGGAAGATCGAAAAACCCGATATCGCTCCGTCCTGGCTGCTCGGCACCATGCACGTTACCGATCCCCGCGTCCTCACAATGCCATCAGGGGCACGGGAGGCGGCGGCGGCTGCCGATGCCGTTGTCATCGAATCGGACGAGATCCTCGACGAGCAGAAGGCGGGTGCGACGCTGCTGATGCATCCCGAACTGACCATGTTTACCGACGGCACCAGCATCAAGGACCATCTTAATGCTAACGATCTGAAAACGCTGGAGGCAGGTCTCAAGGAGCGGGGCCTGGCGCTCGGCGCGGTCTCACGGATGAAGCCCTGGATCCTCGCCAGCTTCGTCGCTCTGCCGGCCTGTGAAATGTCGCGCAAGGCGGCCGGCGCATCCTTCCTCGACAAGCAGATTGCAGAAGACGCCGTGGGGTCTGGCAAAAAAGTGGTGGGGCTCGAAACCATGGTCGAGCAATTGCAGGCCATGGCAGATCTGCCGGTCGATTTCCACTTTCAGGCGCTGATCGAAACCATCGCGCTGGGCGACAAGATGGAAGACGTCACCGAAACCATGACCGATCTTTATCTGGATGGCGAGATCGGCATGACCATGCCGATGCTGAAGGCCGTTGCGCCCACGCCTGAAGGCGGCGACGAAAGCGCCTATGCCGCCTTCGAGGACCGCATCGTGCGCGACCGCAACCTCGTGATGGCCAAGGGGAGCCTGCCGCTGCTGGAAAAGGGCAATGCCTTCATTGCCGTGGGGGCCCTGCACCTGCCGGGCGAAGAGGGCTTGGTCGAGCTTATCCGCAAGCAGGGCTTCACCGTCACGCGCGTCCCGGGCTGA
- a CDS encoding DUF2867 domain-containing protein, giving the protein MSKVSLEHMTLPHPALPLADWADRYAIAIGLQSESALDIAHRLFGRSPRWVQLLLALRNRIVAHFGLKSAELGIAQGERVGAFPVVSARYDQVVLGFHDRHLDFRIVLDVAPAGSHVCKVAITTLVERHNSFGRFYILAITPFHKLIVRTMLARLG; this is encoded by the coding sequence ATGTCGAAGGTATCTCTTGAACACATGACGCTGCCCCATCCGGCACTGCCATTGGCGGATTGGGCCGATCGTTATGCGATTGCGATCGGCCTACAGTCCGAAAGTGCGCTCGACATCGCGCATCGGCTGTTCGGACGTTCGCCTCGTTGGGTGCAGCTTCTCCTGGCGCTTCGCAACCGAATCGTTGCTCACTTCGGGCTAAAGTCTGCCGAACTGGGAATAGCGCAGGGCGAGCGCGTGGGCGCGTTTCCTGTCGTCAGCGCCCGATACGACCAAGTGGTGCTCGGCTTTCACGACAGACATCTGGACTTCCGCATCGTGCTCGACGTCGCGCCCGCAGGTTCACATGTGTGCAAAGTTGCGATTACGACCCTTGTTGAGCGGCACAATTCGTTCGGCCGATTTTACATCCTCGCGATCACTCCGTTCCACAAGCTCATCGTCCGCACCATGCTGGCGCGGTTGGGCTGA
- a CDS encoding cytochrome b, with amino-acid sequence MPALAPTSYSILQKALHWTMALLILFNLIFSDAMEEATEAYERGEVPSPEDLSSANIHAYVGIAVLCLGLIRLVVRLTRGAPDAPPEEPPVLRLAAKIAHWSFYALFILLPLSGIGKYYFGNDTAGFVHAGPLKLLMWVLIVVHIAAVLVHQFYWKTPIAQRMTKG; translated from the coding sequence ATGCCCGCGCTCGCTCCCACGTCTTATTCCATCCTCCAGAAAGCTCTGCACTGGACGATGGCCCTTCTCATCCTCTTCAACCTGATCTTTTCTGACGCCATGGAAGAGGCAACGGAAGCCTATGAGCGGGGCGAAGTGCCGTCGCCCGAGGATCTCTCGTCTGCCAATATCCATGCCTATGTCGGCATCGCGGTGCTCTGTCTTGGCTTGATCCGGCTTGTGGTCCGCCTGACGCGTGGAGCGCCTGACGCGCCGCCAGAGGAGCCTCCGGTGCTGCGGCTCGCGGCGAAGATTGCGCATTGGAGTTTCTACGCGCTGTTCATTCTCCTGCCGCTCAGTGGTATCGGCAAATATTACTTCGGCAACGACACCGCAGGCTTCGTCCATGCCGGACCATTGAAGCTCCTGATGTGGGTGCTGATCGTGGTTCATATTGCCGCAGTGCTGGTGCACCAGTTCTACTGGAAGACCCCGATTGCGCAGCGTATGACCAAAGGCTGA